One candidate division KSB1 bacterium DNA segment encodes these proteins:
- a CDS encoding RnfABCDGE type electron transport complex subunit D: MTRLLERLFQSGYRFADSHKVLAPLRTALQALDAFFLRKPELPAVAPHVRDPLDLKRFMIMVVIALMPAALGSVYFFGWRSVAVIAVSYVFGVGTEWFFAHARKEEIHEGAFVTCLIFPLILPPTVPLWMVAVGIVFATVFAKEAFGGTGRNIFNVAMIGRLFLAVAFPATMTTRWQEPFTTGLGGFARWSADAVTGASPLISFKANQSLASLKALFLGTVAGSLGETSALLILLGGLFLMLTRVANWRLPLGYLAAIAAFSAVGSTFWPHKFAPPLFQLFAGGAMFGAMFMLTDPVTCCFTKAGKWVYAIGAGVITVLIRALSGYVEGVMFAVILMNTFAPLIDHLVLTAKYREATAR; encoded by the coding sequence ATGACGAGACTGCTTGAACGCCTTTTTCAGAGTGGCTACCGCTTCGCGGATAGCCACAAGGTGCTTGCACCTCTGCGCACTGCCCTCCAGGCCCTGGACGCTTTCTTTCTGCGCAAGCCAGAACTGCCTGCCGTTGCCCCCCACGTGCGGGATCCGCTGGACCTCAAGCGCTTCATGATTATGGTAGTCATCGCTCTAATGCCGGCAGCTCTTGGTTCCGTCTACTTCTTTGGCTGGCGCAGCGTGGCGGTGATTGCCGTGTCATATGTTTTTGGCGTGGGAACGGAGTGGTTTTTCGCCCACGCCCGGAAGGAGGAAATCCACGAGGGGGCGTTTGTCACGTGTCTGATTTTTCCGCTCATTTTGCCGCCTACCGTTCCGCTGTGGATGGTAGCGGTGGGGATTGTCTTCGCCACGGTTTTCGCCAAGGAGGCGTTCGGCGGCACTGGCAGGAACATCTTCAATGTGGCAATGATAGGGCGTCTTTTTCTTGCGGTGGCCTTTCCGGCGACGATGACCACACGTTGGCAGGAGCCTTTCACCACTGGACTTGGTGGCTTCGCGCGGTGGTCTGCAGATGCGGTCACGGGAGCTTCACCCCTTATCTCATTCAAGGCAAATCAGTCCCTGGCCAGTCTCAAGGCCCTGTTTCTAGGCACGGTAGCCGGCTCCCTTGGCGAAACCTCGGCGCTGCTCATCCTCCTGGGGGGCCTTTTCCTCATGCTCACGCGTGTGGCCAACTGGCGGTTGCCATTGGGGTATCTGGCGGCGATAGCTGCCTTTTCCGCTGTGGGCTCTACTTTTTGGCCTCACAAATTCGCCCCACCCCTTTTCCAGCTCTTCGCCGGGGGCGCGATGTTCGGCGCAATGTTCATGCTGACAGACCCGGTCACCTGCTGCTTCACCAAGGCGGGCAAGTGGGTGTATGCCATTGGCGCGGGCGTCATCACCGTGCTGATCCGGGCCCTCTCCGGCTACGTCGAGGGCGTGATGTTCGCCGTGATATTGATGAACACTTTTGCCCCCCTCATTGACCACCTCGTGCTCACGGCGAAATACAGGGAGGCTACTGCGCGATGA
- a CDS encoding 4Fe-4S dicluster domain-containing protein — MQVALKKQKSFKGGFIFRRLEGEPQAKLEDAGVPKRLHVLLQQGQPIVKVGQRVARGQVIGEGGPALCPVHAPASGVVVEVGQREGEGNPTPVVVIELDGKSDFVPVQGATRDVERLTPEAVQRILHEAGVSALFHEGFPSAEGGSKLSAANVKMVAISAISTEPFLPRPAVLLDGRVEEFAAGLRVLHQALPHARVVVAHSHAERQLFLDVERALGCPSWLRLHALLPKYPQEHPLVLTSTLLGLRRVPLSPAKNGVLVGDVQAVLHAKEAVVDGLPVTERVVALGGQAFEPTGYVRAKVGTPFRVLVEGRLKNPQLACIVSGGLLRGRRVADLQEPVTSTTCAIAALPLVDKAELLGSFQPGSRAVSFSRAFVSALLPFARARLVANLQGERRPCVQCNYCEDVCPVGIIPHLLSKQVTHNLVEETERFGIFACIECGLCSYVCPSKIDLMADIQSGKRTLLLEKEKYDETA; from the coding sequence ATGCAGGTAGCCCTGAAAAAGCAGAAAAGCTTTAAGGGGGGATTCATATTCCGGCGCTTAGAGGGGGAGCCGCAAGCGAAGCTTGAGGATGCAGGGGTGCCGAAGCGGCTGCACGTACTGCTGCAGCAAGGACAGCCCATCGTCAAGGTCGGACAGCGGGTGGCGCGCGGGCAGGTGATCGGCGAGGGTGGTCCGGCACTGTGCCCGGTACATGCCCCCGCGAGCGGCGTGGTGGTGGAAGTTGGTCAGCGAGAAGGGGAGGGTAATCCAACCCCAGTCGTGGTGATCGAGCTGGATGGCAAGTCCGACTTTGTGCCAGTCCAGGGGGCGACGCGAGATGTCGAGCGGCTGACGCCCGAGGCGGTACAGCGAATACTGCATGAAGCCGGCGTGAGCGCACTTTTTCATGAAGGCTTCCCCTCCGCAGAGGGCGGATCCAAGCTATCTGCGGCAAATGTGAAGATGGTAGCGATCAGCGCCATCAGCACTGAACCATTCCTGCCCAGGCCAGCAGTATTGCTCGATGGGCGCGTGGAAGAATTTGCCGCGGGTCTGCGAGTGCTGCACCAGGCTTTGCCCCATGCCAGAGTGGTTGTAGCTCATAGCCATGCGGAGCGGCAGCTCTTCCTGGACGTAGAACGGGCGCTGGGGTGTCCTTCCTGGCTGCGCCTGCACGCCTTGCTTCCCAAGTACCCGCAGGAGCATCCTCTCGTCCTTACCTCCACGCTCCTTGGTCTGCGCAGGGTGCCCTTATCGCCGGCAAAGAACGGTGTGCTGGTAGGCGACGTCCAGGCAGTGCTCCACGCCAAGGAGGCGGTGGTGGACGGATTGCCGGTCACCGAACGCGTAGTAGCATTGGGAGGGCAGGCATTTGAGCCTACGGGTTATGTTCGCGCCAAGGTCGGAACTCCTTTCCGGGTTCTGGTCGAAGGGCGCTTGAAGAACCCGCAGCTGGCATGCATTGTGTCAGGAGGACTCCTGCGCGGTCGACGCGTGGCAGACCTCCAAGAACCGGTAACGTCCACCACGTGTGCCATTGCAGCGCTCCCCCTTGTGGACAAAGCTGAGCTCCTTGGTTCTTTCCAACCGGGAAGCCGCGCCGTGTCCTTCAGCAGGGCTTTCGTTTCAGCGCTCCTGCCCTTCGCTCGGGCCCGCCTGGTCGCCAATCTCCAGGGTGAGCGGCGACCCTGTGTGCAGTGCAACTACTGCGAAGATGTCTGCCCAGTCGGGATTATCCCGCATCTCCTCAGCAAGCAGGTCACCCACAACTTGGTGGAGGAGACCGAGCGGTTCGGCATTTTTGCCTGTATCGAGTGTGGGCTCTGTTCCTACGTCTGCCCGTCGAAGATTGACCTAATGGCCGATATTCAGTCCGGAAAACGCACCTTGCTCCTGGAAAAAGAGAAGTATGACGAGACTGCTTGA
- a CDS encoding thioesterase family protein — translation MPRVELQPLREYQFSTDLVVRVTDLNYGGHLGNDRLLALVHEARVAFLASQGWSEKNCGGVSLIMGDAAIVYQGQAYAGDTLRFEVAMGEPSRCGFRLFYRVTRVSDGKPVALVETGMICFDYTTQKVRPLPTEVRTACA, via the coding sequence ATGCCAAGGGTAGAACTGCAACCGCTTCGCGAGTACCAGTTTTCTACAGACCTTGTGGTGCGCGTGACCGACCTGAACTATGGCGGCCACTTGGGTAACGACCGGCTCTTGGCGCTGGTGCATGAGGCGCGCGTTGCCTTCTTAGCCAGTCAGGGGTGGTCGGAAAAGAACTGCGGCGGAGTGAGCCTGATCATGGGCGACGCGGCGATCGTCTATCAAGGGCAGGCCTACGCTGGCGACACGCTCCGCTTCGAGGTAGCTATGGGCGAGCCAAGCCGTTGCGGCTTCCGTCTCTTCTATCGCGTCACGCGGGTTTCTGATGGCAAGCCTGTGGCGCTCGTGGAGACAGGTATGATCTGTTTTGACTACACGACCCAGAAAGTCCGACCGCTGCCAACAGAGGTCAGGACTGCGTGCGCTTAG
- a CDS encoding FMN-binding protein, with product MKSRVTMVAVLVVCAAVSATLLGWVYNYTKPIVQVNQEKKLKRMVLDAFSIPYTEDNLLDVFAQRIEEVSAPSGTYYRLFTSRDGKKQYEGTAVELAGPGFWAPIRVIIALEQDMSTIRGFKVVEQAETPGLGGRMVEPWFQEQFKGKSVRPALHLVHASKASGPNEVDAITGATETSKALDRIINGGLASFFAGLQTASSTQQ from the coding sequence ATGAAAAGCAGAGTAACAATGGTGGCCGTGTTGGTGGTGTGCGCCGCAGTGTCGGCCACCTTGCTCGGCTGGGTGTACAACTACACGAAACCCATAGTGCAGGTCAACCAGGAAAAGAAACTCAAGCGCATGGTCCTTGACGCGTTTTCCATTCCCTACACTGAGGACAACCTTTTGGATGTCTTTGCGCAGAGGATCGAGGAGGTTTCCGCACCATCAGGCACCTACTATCGTCTCTTTACGAGTCGTGACGGAAAGAAGCAATACGAGGGGACGGCGGTGGAACTCGCCGGGCCTGGCTTCTGGGCACCAATTCGTGTGATAATAGCGCTCGAGCAAGATATGAGCACTATCAGAGGCTTTAAGGTCGTGGAGCAGGCGGAGACGCCGGGGCTAGGCGGGCGCATGGTTGAGCCTTGGTTCCAGGAGCAATTCAAAGGAAAGAGCGTGCGCCCGGCGTTGCATCTTGTCCACGCGAGCAAGGCCAGCGGTCCCAACGAGGTGGATGCCATAACCGGAGCAACAGAAACCAGTAAGGCACTGGACCGCATTATCAATGGAGGGTTGGCCAGTTTTTTCGCCGGCCTTCAGACCGCCTCGTCAACGCAGCAATAG
- the rsxE gene encoding electron transport complex subunit RsxE, giving the protein MVKGIWADNPTFRMVLGICSALAVTNKLTNTLAMCIAVIFVTTASSVTVSLLRRLIPRRVRMAVYTLIIATYVVFVDQYFKAFYPAISEAMGPYVGLIITNCIIMGRAETYASSNPPGRAFLDALGVGLGYAMSLIIVAFVRELLGFGTLFDHRVLGAWWEPWVIMVMAPGAFIVLGLYIWLLRGLQMRK; this is encoded by the coding sequence ATGGTGAAGGGCATTTGGGCCGATAACCCAACATTTCGCATGGTGTTGGGGATCTGCTCTGCTCTCGCCGTGACCAACAAGCTCACCAACACCCTTGCCATGTGCATTGCCGTCATTTTTGTGACGACGGCCTCTTCGGTGACTGTCTCTTTGCTGCGGCGATTGATCCCCAGGCGTGTGCGCATGGCAGTGTACACGCTCATTATCGCGACGTACGTGGTATTTGTGGACCAATACTTCAAAGCCTTCTATCCGGCCATTAGCGAGGCAATGGGACCGTACGTGGGGCTTATCATTACCAACTGCATCATCATGGGCAGAGCAGAGACCTATGCCTCGTCTAATCCCCCGGGGCGTGCGTTCCTTGATGCGCTGGGCGTGGGGCTTGGGTATGCAATGTCCCTCATCATTGTCGCATTTGTACGCGAGCTGTTGGGATTTGGCACCTTGTTCGACCATCGAGTGCTTGGTGCCTGGTGGGAGCCGTGGGTCATAATGGTGATGGCTCCCGGCGCCTTCATCGTGTTGGGCCTGTACATCTGGCTACTGCGCGGCCTGCAAATGAGGAAGTAG
- a CDS encoding NADH:ubiquinone reductase (Na(+)-transporting) subunit E (Part of the NQR complex which consists of NqrA, NqrB, NqrC, NqrD, NqrE and NqrF; NQR complex catalyzes the reduction of ubiquinone-1 to ubiquinol by two successive reactions, coupled with the transport of Na(+) ions from the cytoplasm to the periplasm; NqrE is probably involved in the second step, the conversion of ubisemiquinone to ubiquinol.): MSPYVIFFAAIFTNNIALTYFLGMCPFIAVSRDLKTATGMGLAVIFVMSLTALFAWPVYHWVLVPYNVQYLQLVSFIVIIAALVQIVEMVIERFSPTLYINMGVFLPLITVNCAILGLALFMVLRNYSFIQSMAYAVGSGIGWTVVIVAMAGIRTKLIFAKVPKALEGPGITMIIAGLMALGFMGFAGIVNLQ, encoded by the coding sequence ATGAGTCCGTACGTAATCTTCTTCGCTGCTATCTTTACGAACAACATCGCCTTGACCTACTTCTTGGGCATGTGCCCGTTCATCGCTGTATCGCGCGACCTGAAAACCGCCACAGGTATGGGGCTTGCGGTCATCTTTGTCATGTCGCTCACCGCGCTTTTTGCGTGGCCTGTGTACCACTGGGTGCTGGTGCCTTACAACGTGCAGTATCTGCAGCTGGTGAGTTTCATTGTTATCATCGCGGCGCTGGTGCAAATTGTCGAGATGGTCATCGAGCGTTTTTCCCCCACACTGTACATTAACATGGGGGTCTTTCTGCCGCTCATCACTGTCAATTGCGCCATTCTCGGCCTTGCGCTGTTCATGGTGCTGCGCAACTACTCATTCATACAGAGCATGGCCTACGCGGTGGGGAGCGGCATCGGCTGGACGGTGGTCATTGTGGCCATGGCCGGCATCCGTACTAAGCTGATCTTTGCCAAGGTGCCGAAGGCCCTGGAAGGCCCGGGCATCACGATGATCATCGCCGGCCTGATGGCCTTGGGGTTTATGGGTTTTGCTGGGATCGTCAATCTCCAGTAG
- a CDS encoding FAD-binding oxidoreductase: MIPWTAILVMSAVAGGLGVVLAMLDRYLGTYGECKIYINDEEPLVVKGGNSVLQYLVEHKIYIPSACGGRATCGFCKLKVLEGGGLVLPTETPFLSKDEIRQGVRLVCQVKVKQDVRLLIPEQFLKVQRYHAQVVEIEDLTYDIKRIVLKLLEPDTIDSKPGQYIQFEVPGTNEFRAYSMASPPSWKHAIEIIVRLVPGGLCTTYIFTRLQVGDEVYLTGPYGDFYLREDSPRDILCVAGGSGVAPIKSIITHLFENGTTRRVTYFFGARAVKDLYFYHECIALSKQHPNFTYIPALSAMDPGDEWDGETGFIHTVIDKKLTSCENMEAYLCGPPVMIDAVIEVLKRKGMSESCIYFDKF, encoded by the coding sequence ATGATTCCCTGGACGGCTATTCTGGTGATGTCGGCGGTAGCGGGCGGACTGGGCGTTGTCCTGGCCATGCTCGACCGCTACCTGGGTACGTACGGCGAATGCAAGATCTACATCAACGACGAGGAGCCGCTCGTGGTCAAGGGCGGGAACTCTGTCCTGCAATACCTGGTCGAGCACAAGATCTATATCCCATCTGCCTGTGGTGGGCGGGCTACGTGCGGGTTCTGCAAATTGAAGGTCCTCGAGGGTGGGGGACTGGTACTGCCTACTGAGACGCCTTTCCTTTCGAAGGACGAGATCCGTCAAGGGGTGAGGTTGGTGTGTCAGGTCAAGGTCAAGCAGGACGTACGTCTCCTAATCCCGGAGCAGTTTCTCAAAGTCCAGCGTTACCACGCCCAAGTGGTGGAGATCGAAGATCTGACGTACGATATCAAGCGCATCGTGTTGAAGCTGCTCGAGCCGGACACGATCGACTCTAAGCCTGGCCAGTACATTCAGTTCGAGGTCCCCGGGACCAACGAATTCCGCGCCTACTCCATGGCCTCGCCTCCCAGTTGGAAGCACGCCATCGAGATCATCGTACGCCTTGTGCCGGGTGGATTATGCACTACTTACATTTTCACCCGTCTACAAGTGGGAGACGAAGTGTATCTCACTGGGCCGTACGGGGACTTTTACTTGCGCGAGGATTCGCCCCGCGACATCCTGTGTGTGGCAGGTGGCTCTGGGGTGGCCCCGATCAAGTCCATCATCACCCACCTGTTTGAAAACGGCACCACCCGACGCGTGACCTACTTTTTCGGGGCCAGGGCGGTGAAGGACCTCTACTTCTACCACGAGTGCATCGCGCTGAGCAAGCAGCATCCCAATTTCACCTACATTCCAGCCCTTTCGGCCATGGACCCCGGGGATGAATGGGACGGTGAGACCGGGTTTATTCACACGGTGATTGACAAGAAGCTCACCAGCTGCGAGAACATGGAAGCCTACCTGTGCGGACCTCCGGTCATGATCGATGCGGTTATCGAGGTACTGAAACGCAAGGGCATGTCTGAGTCGTGTATCTATTTTGACAAATTTTGA